The Penaeus vannamei isolate JL-2024 chromosome 2, ASM4276789v1, whole genome shotgun sequence region CCCGACGGCGACGCTCTCGCTTCCTGGCTCCGGAACCTTCGACATGGTACCTCAGGCCGGCCAACACGTAACACACTAAATTATCCCACTCCTGACACCAAATGTTAAGCACAAACGACCACGGTatagcacgctaacctcagcagccgttaaaggtccgagtgtgcaTGTGGAGGCGAGCACTCCTAGTCCCTTTGTCTTAGGAGCTGTCAGGTCGAAATAAGCACTATTCACTTCACtaaggggtttattaatcctcaggaaacgagaggaggggtcgcgaaCACGTCTTCTTCAggcgagagtcccgggcgatctccCTTTGCGGGACGAGACACcaccctccacaccaaaacacccgcgaaattcaaaaacattaacagagggtggtgtagcaatatatatacatatacataaacatacatatatatatatgtatatatatatatatatatatatatatatatatatatatatatattatatatatatattatatatatatattatatatattatatatatatatattatatatattatatatatattgatatataatattatatatatttatatatatatattatatatatattatatatatattatacatatattatatatatatatttatatatatattatatatgtaaattatatagataatatatataattatgtctatatatattatatatatatattatatttatattatatatatattatataaaaataatataaattatatatatattatatatatattatatatatatcatatatatattatatatatataaaaaatatatatatatataatatatatatatatttatatatatatatatatattatatatatatatatatatatatatattatatatatattatatatatatatatatataatatatatatatattatatatataatatatatatatatatatatatatatatatatatatatatatatatatatatatatatatatgtggtacaGACGTTAAACTGCATCCGGTGGTGAGGCTTTGTTGGAGACTTCAAAGCTTTGGGGACGTGGAGGACCTCTTAATCACTATTCTCCCAGGTCCACTCTGACCCGGGGTGGTAGCACCTGTAAGGGTACCAGCTATGGGTTAAATAGCAGGGTAGGAAGGACTCGTTAGCCTTGGGTGGCATCCTTCCTAGAGGTGGCGTCTCAATAAAAACACTGACGGAAGGCAATGGCAAACCACCGTCCTTTTCTGCCAAGAAAATCAATGATGGTTCAACAAACAAGTAATTGTAATGGCGTGAATGGGACCAGTTTTTCTCCTAGAACTGGAACCTCGCTCGGTAAGGACAACCATGTGCAGCAGGTGGTGCCGGATCGTTATCATGCTACTGCCTGCAACAACGAAACTATCAGAATTGGAACGTGGAATGTGAGATTATATCAATATGGAAAACTAGAAAATGTTAAACAAGAGATGGAGATGTTAGATGCTAATATTCTTGGAATATGCGAAACAAGATGGAAGAATAACAGAGATTTTTTGAGTGATGAAAGCAGAGTAATCTATTCTGATGGCCAGAAGCATGAACGAGGAGTGGGAATTATACTGaacaaggaaaaatgaaaatgtgcTATGGGGTATTGGCAGCTGTCTGACAGGGTACTCCTGGTAAAGTTACGTGGAAGACCATTTAACATTTCTATCATCATAGTGTGTGCACCAACTTCTGATAGTAGTGAACAAGAGATGGACCAGTTCTACAATACACTAGACAATGCCAAATTGCAATGCAAATCACAAGAAATTAATATTGTAATGGGGGACTTGAATGCGAAAGTCGGTGAGGAACAAGATAGTGATGTAGCTGGCAAGCATGGTCTGGGAACACGAAATGAACGAGGTGTAAGATGGGTCCAATGGTGCACTGCAAATGaccaaataataacaaacaccaGATTTGGAAATCACCCAAGAAGATTGTGGACTTGGAGAAGCCCAGACGAAGATGTCAAAAATCAAATAGATTACTTAACAATCAATAAGCGTTTTAGAAATGCAGTTCAACACTCAAAGACATATCCTGGTGCTGATTATGGCAGTGATCATCTTCCAGTCATCTGCAAACTAAAGGTTACATTACAAAAATTTAAAAAGCCAAGAATGCCACCAAAACTGCAATATGACACACTTAGAaacaatactttgattagacagaCATATGCAGAAGGTGTCAAAAATTGGTTTCAATGTCTTGAGGATGAAGGTGAAGGTTTATCTAAGTGGAACATTATGCAGCAAGCTCTTGTAGAAACAAATGAAGAGGAAAttccaaagaaagaaaagcataCAAAAAGCAAATGGATGACAAACGAGATTCTTGACCTCATGAGAAAAAGACAACAGATTACGAATAGACAATGCCAAGAATATAGAACAATAGACAGATTGATCAAAGACAATTGTAAAGAAGCAAAAGACGCGTGGCTGAAAAAATGCAGAAACAAAGATCCAGCAACaatacataagaaaataaaggaaattagtgGTCAAGCATCTTGTTCATCATCTGGATGCATTAAATAAGCCAATTTTACAAAAGAACA contains the following coding sequences:
- the LOC138865440 gene encoding craniofacial development protein 2-like, with protein sequence MGYWQLSDRVLLVKLRGRPFNISIIIVCAPTSDSSEQEMDQFYNTLDNAKLQCKSQEINIVMGDLNAKVGEEQDSDVAGKHGLGTRNERGVRWVQWCTANDQIITNTRFGNHPRRLWTWRSPDEDVKNQIDYLTINKRFRNAVQHSKTYPGADYGSDHLPVICKLKVTLQKFKKPRMPPKLQYDTLRNNTLIRQTYAEGVKNWFQCLEDEGEGLSKWNIMQQALVETNEEEIPKKEKHTKSKWMTNEILDLMRKRQQITNRQCQEYRTIDRLIKDNCKEAKDAWLKKCRNKDPATIHKKIKEISGQASCSSSGCIK